A stretch of the Danio rerio strain Tuebingen ecotype United States chromosome 18, GRCz12tu, whole genome shotgun sequence genome encodes the following:
- the b3gnt2l gene encoding N-acetyllactosaminide beta-1,3-N-acetylglucosaminyltransferase 2: MGKKYMKFLIVALASSLCFILFYSKLVDVEITAKDKITSVTASIPRKPTTALVSTIKKQTKGVAPFKLPPLTISNDFRKSVPKNGAFWNRKLHSFLRQLDSADNTTDPRKKFHCSPESFELLKMNIQDVNTYPPLYGDFLRGMECRDSPLVINQPDKCALDNEDDRIFLLFAIKSTPKHFERRQAVRETWGREGEYDGLKVRTVFLLGRSSLDDPNLDKLILSESQHFQDLLVWDFHDSFYNLTLKEHVFFKWMLGHCPRVSFIFKGDDDVFANPQAIINHLTSLEPEQASSLYTGQIISEATPLRDPKTKYCVPLTFYEGAYPPYAGGGGFLFSGELLPYLYHVSFYIPFFPIDDVYTGMCFKALGISPMKHDGFRTFDIREQDRENPCVHKHLLLVHRRSPQQTMRLWRSMHSSMLTC, translated from the coding sequence ATGGGAAAGAAGTACATGAAGTTCCTCATCGTGGCGCTAGCTAGCAGCCTTTGCTTTATTTTGTTCTATTCCAAACTAGTGGACGTGGAAATAACCGCCAAAGATAAAATCACATCAGTCACGGCTTCCATTCCCAGAAAGCCGACAACAGCTTTAGTAAGCACTATCAAGAAACAAACCAAAGGTGTTGCACCATTCAAACTTCCACCGCTGACTATTTCCAACGATTTCAGAAAGAGCGTCCCCAAAAACGGCGCCTTCTGGAATCGAAAACTCCATTCCTTTCTGAGGCAGCTGGACTCAGCTGACAATACAACAGACCCGCGGAAGAAGTTTCACTGCAGTCCGGAGAGTTTTGAGTTGCTAAAGATGAACATTCAGGATGTTAATACATACCCTCCGCTCTATGGAGACTTCCTTCGAGGAATGGAGTGTCGAGACTCGCCGCTAGTTATTAATCAACCGGACAAGTGTGCGTTGGATAATGAAGATGATCGCATCTTTCTACTCTTTGCAATCAAATCCACGCCAAAGCACTTCGAGAGGCGTCAAGCTGTCCGGGAGACCTGGGGCAGAGAAGGAGAGTATGATGGACTCAAGGTACGAACCGTCTTCCTGCTAGGTCGTTCGTCTTTAGACGACCCAAATCTGGACAAACTCATTTTGTCGGAGTCTCAGCATTTCCAAGACCTTCTCGTTTGGGATTTCCACGACTCCTTTTACAACCTGACTCTTAAGGAACACGTGTTTTTCAAGTGGATGCTGGGACACTGTCCTCGTGTGTCCTTCATTTTTAAGGGGGACGATGATGTTTTTGCTAACCCCCAAGCAATAATCAATCATCTGACATCTCTGGAGCCAGAGCAGGCTTCATCGTTGTACACTGGGCAGATCATTTCTGAGGCCACACCATTACGAGATCCGAAAACTAAATATTGTGTACCCCTGACTTTCTATGAAGGTGCTTACCCTCCGTATGCTGGTGGTGGGGGGTTCCTCTTTTCTGGGGAACTTCTCCCATACCTTTACCATGTTTCCTTTTACATCCCCTTCTTTCCTATTGATGACGTCTACACTGGGATGTGCTTTAAAGCACTTGGAATCAGTCCGATGAAACATGATGGGTTTAGGACCTTTGATATTCGGGAGCAAGACCGAGAGAACCCATGCGTGCACAAACACCTGCTACTGGTGCACCGGCGCAGCCCTCAGCAGACCATGAGGCTCTGGAGGAGCATGCACAGCTCCATGCTCACCTGCTGA